A section of the Candidatus Poribacteria bacterium genome encodes:
- a CDS encoding SDR family NAD(P)-dependent oxidoreductase: MRLKDKVALFAGAGSNMSRATALLFAQEGAKVVLAARTTETMEETAERIRANRGDVLTHQTDLMGAAQVDALVDAAVAEFGGIDCLIHAAGGFFSTEHDITTMEPAYWDGALQNNLQTLFNPVRRLVPILEARGGGCLITISAGERVRQDANSAYAVAKAGMVAAAKNLAKELYDKNIRVHALCPGIIWDPLPDGEIAPAATQLERLGNPIDVAYAALWLCSDEAAWVTGLELTIDGGDSLFIDSPIRRAILE; the protein is encoded by the coding sequence ATGCGACTGAAAGATAAAGTTGCGTTATTCGCCGGTGCCGGATCAAACATGAGTCGTGCGACTGCCTTGCTTTTTGCCCAAGAGGGTGCGAAGGTGGTGCTCGCTGCACGCACAACAGAGACAATGGAAGAAACAGCGGAACGTATCCGTGCCAATCGTGGTGATGTGCTAACGCATCAGACAGATCTAATGGGCGCAGCACAGGTAGATGCACTGGTTGACGCTGCTGTGGCGGAATTTGGCGGCATTGACTGTCTTATCCATGCTGCGGGTGGGTTCTTTTCAACAGAACACGATATTACTACGATGGAACCAGCGTATTGGGATGGCGCGTTACAAAACAACTTGCAAACGTTGTTCAATCCTGTACGCCGACTTGTCCCGATTTTAGAGGCGCGTGGCGGTGGATGTCTTATTACGATTTCCGCGGGCGAACGGGTGAGACAAGACGCAAACAGTGCTTACGCCGTAGCGAAGGCTGGAATGGTAGCAGCCGCGAAAAATCTCGCGAAAGAATTATACGATAAAAATATTCGGGTTCATGCGTTATGTCCGGGTATTATCTGGGATCCGTTGCCAGACGGAGAAATCGCTCCAGCAGCGACACAACTGGAACGGCTCGGTAACCCCATTGATGTGGCTTATGCAGCACTGTGGCTCTGCTCGGACGAGGCGGCGTGGGTTACAGGATTGGAATTGACGATTGATGGTGGCGATTCGCTATTCATTGATTCGCCAATTCGACGGGCGATTTTGGAATAA
- a CDS encoding HAD family hydrolase: protein MLKAITFDFWQTLYADSDKNWRKRQAIRVKRCHTYLSNCGYTCPLTDVEFGLEEAYNLVSSLWHKHRGISVKRCMDRFAEVLQLQLQDADLDQLIECLGAAFLEAPPIIMPYVKPVISRLSKSYPLGIISDSALTPGSFARKLMERDGILQFFTAFTFSDETDYTKPQVVQFHSTLAELNAKPAEAVHIGDIFRTDIVGAKNAGMKAIRFAGFNKGEGDDILSDAVVDDYRKLETTIAELSK from the coding sequence ATGCTCAAAGCAATTACATTTGATTTTTGGCAAACCCTCTATGCAGATTCTGACAAGAATTGGCGAAAACGTCAGGCAATACGTGTTAAACGGTGTCATACGTATCTTTCAAACTGCGGTTATACTTGCCCACTGACTGACGTGGAATTCGGACTTGAAGAAGCCTACAACTTGGTGTCGTCTCTGTGGCATAAACACCGAGGGATATCGGTAAAACGGTGCATGGACCGATTCGCAGAGGTACTTCAGCTTCAACTTCAGGATGCCGATCTTGATCAGTTAATTGAGTGTCTTGGTGCAGCTTTTTTGGAAGCACCGCCGATTATAATGCCATACGTCAAACCGGTCATTTCTCGGCTGAGTAAAAGTTATCCACTTGGAATTATCTCAGACTCAGCACTGACCCCAGGCAGTTTTGCTCGGAAATTGATGGAACGTGACGGTATTCTGCAGTTCTTTACAGCATTCACTTTTTCCGATGAAACTGACTACACAAAGCCTCAAGTGGTCCAGTTCCATTCCACCTTAGCCGAATTGAATGCCAAACCAGCGGAAGCGGTGCACATCGGTGATATTTTCCGAACGGATATCGTCGGTGCGAAAAATGCTGGAATGAAGGCGATTCGTTTCGCAGGATTCAATAAAGGGGAAGGTGATGATATACTTAGCGATGCCGTCGTTGACGACTATAGAAAATTGGAAACTACGATTGCTGAGTTATCAAAATAA
- a CDS encoding pyridoxal phosphate-dependent aminotransferase: protein MKIRDVLLSEYGKASSIPSPVNRLMTDFAIGFRDGRDINLGVGYVNEQTIPHQQIQLACERVLAQPKKYRASLNYGGAQGSPNLIESLRRFHIENRIGGITEQNLKNRDIVIGANGATSLLESITHLLPAGIVVTADPMYYIYCNDLERKGFSVIAIPEDDEGLDTEILKSKLAALGDKREAIRFFYVVTVNNPTCTILSNNRKRELVGIVTRLSHEIGRKIPLFFDNAYSDLVHDSSVEPLESAFRYDTLSIVYEVGTLSKILAPGLRIGYLIGSNGRFLNSIIQRTSDIGFSAPLINQEIVSYLLDHGIESQIEKVNNGYQQKAKQVKIWMAELLGDNLQECRGGSAGFYFYLTLANVATGSTSDFFRFLTRTTGREDVDGPLDSQYPKVIYIPGEHCVHPNGEMIEVGKQQLRISYGFEELPQIHTALKFMKSAIDYSQENL, encoded by the coding sequence ATGAAGATTCGCGATGTCCTGCTTTCTGAATACGGAAAAGCCTCAAGCATACCTTCCCCTGTTAACCGGTTAATGACCGATTTTGCTATCGGTTTTCGAGATGGACGCGACATCAATCTCGGTGTCGGATATGTTAATGAACAGACGATTCCTCACCAACAGATTCAACTCGCCTGCGAAAGAGTCCTCGCTCAGCCCAAAAAGTACCGCGCTTCTCTTAATTACGGTGGTGCACAAGGTTCGCCAAACCTTATCGAATCGCTTAGAAGGTTTCATATTGAGAACCGGATTGGTGGTATAACCGAACAGAACCTAAAGAACCGAGATATTGTTATTGGTGCGAACGGCGCGACGAGTCTATTGGAGAGCATCACCCACCTCCTTCCTGCTGGCATTGTGGTTACCGCAGACCCGATGTATTATATCTACTGCAACGACTTAGAGCGGAAAGGCTTCAGTGTTATCGCGATACCAGAAGATGACGAAGGACTTGACACTGAAATTTTGAAGTCAAAACTTGCAGCCCTCGGTGACAAAAGAGAGGCTATCCGCTTCTTCTATGTGGTGACGGTTAACAATCCAACCTGCACCATCCTTTCCAACAACCGTAAGAGAGAATTGGTCGGTATCGTCACGCGGTTATCACACGAAATTGGACGGAAAATCCCACTCTTTTTTGACAATGCCTATAGCGACCTTGTGCATGACAGCAGCGTTGAACCTTTGGAGTCGGCGTTCCGCTATGATACACTTAGCATCGTGTATGAGGTTGGTACGTTGTCAAAGATCCTCGCCCCCGGACTGCGCATCGGCTATCTCATCGGTTCTAACGGTCGATTTCTCAATAGTATAATCCAGCGTACAAGCGACATTGGCTTTAGTGCCCCGTTAATCAATCAGGAAATCGTAAGCTATCTACTCGACCACGGAATTGAATCGCAAATTGAGAAAGTCAATAACGGATATCAGCAAAAGGCAAAACAGGTCAAAATATGGATGGCTGAACTACTCGGTGATAACCTTCAGGAGTGCCGAGGTGGAAGTGCTGGATTCTACTTTTACTTGACATTGGCAAATGTCGCAACGGGTTCAACCTCTGATTTCTTCAGGTTCTTGACGCGAACAACTGGACGGGAAGATGTTGATGGGCCTTTAGACTCTCAGTACCCCAAGGTGATTTACATCCCCGGTGAACACTGTGTCCATCCAAACGGCGAGATGATTGAGGTCGGGAAGCAGCAGTTACGTATATCCTACGGATTTGAGGAGCTTCCTCAGATTCATACTGCGTTGAAATTCATGAAATCCGCGATAGACTATAGTCAAGAAAATTTATAG
- a CDS encoding TIGR01777 family oxidoreductase, whose translation MANVLVTGGTGFIGTRVCTALHQQGDTVRVLSRNPTRAQTKLQWAREFYGWTPETEKLPSEATSDINAVVHLAGETIAGRWNTEKKRRIRDSRVLSTRNLVTSFETVGTKPDVLVCASAIGYYGGSGDEHFTEVSPAGTDFLAEVCQEWEAEAQKAIAFGIRVVMIRIGLVLGLGGGLLAQVLLPFKMGVGGILGSGQQWMSWIHVDDVVGIVLHALENGEISGPLNATAPVPVKNTEFTKTLGSVLRRPTLFPMPKFGLRLMMGEFADFVLLSQNVLPEKTEVSGYDFRYRTLEPALRDLL comes from the coding sequence ATGGCAAATGTATTAGTCACCGGCGGTACTGGATTCATAGGCACTCGGGTCTGTACTGCTCTTCATCAACAAGGTGATACGGTGCGCGTGTTATCTCGAAATCCAACACGTGCACAAACAAAATTACAATGGGCAAGGGAGTTCTACGGTTGGACCCCTGAAACTGAAAAACTTCCTTCGGAAGCGACATCAGATATAAACGCGGTAGTTCATTTAGCAGGTGAAACTATTGCGGGTAGGTGGAACACTGAAAAAAAGCGGCGGATACGGGACAGTCGAGTCCTTTCCACGCGCAATCTCGTCACTTCGTTTGAAACAGTAGGTACAAAGCCGGATGTGCTTGTCTGTGCCTCTGCAATTGGATATTATGGGGGCAGTGGCGACGAACACTTTACAGAGGTGTCCCCCGCTGGTACCGATTTTCTCGCCGAAGTCTGTCAAGAGTGGGAAGCAGAAGCGCAAAAGGCGATTGCGTTTGGAATTCGGGTAGTCATGATTCGTATTGGGCTTGTGCTTGGATTAGGTGGTGGGCTATTGGCACAGGTTCTCTTACCCTTTAAAATGGGAGTCGGCGGCATACTCGGCAGTGGTCAGCAGTGGATGTCTTGGATTCATGTTGACGATGTGGTAGGTATTGTACTGCACGCTTTAGAAAATGGTGAGATTAGCGGTCCGCTAAACGCGACAGCACCTGTTCCAGTTAAGAACACGGAGTTTACGAAAACGCTTGGGTCAGTGTTGCGCCGACCAACGCTGTTTCCAATGCCAAAATTTGGCTTGAGATTAATGATGGGTGAATTTGCGGATTTCGTTTTACTAAGTCAGAATGTGCTTCCAGAAAAGACGGAAGTCAGTGGCTATGACTTTCGCTATCGAACCCTTGAGCCAGCTTTGAGAGATTTGCTATAG